The Merismopedia glauca CCAP 1448/3 DNA segment CTTTCCGATTCCCATCGCTTTAGTTTATTTGAGATGTGGTAAGCGTGCTTCTTGGATGTGTGCCTGTGTCGCTGGATTATTATTATCAATCCTCATGGGACCTCCTAGAAGCATATTGTTTTTTATCCCTTATGGAGTAATGGGGGTGCAATTAGGAGCTTGTTGGCGGAGAAAAAGTACATGGGGGTTTTCCATTTTGATGGGGACAATTATTGGAACTTTTGGTGTATTCTTTCGCGTAATTTTAACTTCTGTTCTAGTCGGAACCGATCTATGGAATTACATTATTACTGCCATTACAAGTTTTTTGGAATGGTTGTTTTTGCAGCTAGGTTGGCTAATTCAACCTGACCAATTTTTGATTCAAGTTTTAGCCATAGCTTATGTAATTTTGGTTCAAATTCTTTACGTATTTGTGGTACATTTAGTCGCTTTATTATTATTAGATAGATTAAATAATCCGATTTCTCGT contains these protein-coding regions:
- a CDS encoding DUF2232 domain-containing protein, translated to MTNNDDVWDLDIFEDDGDDADKVTPEPVSLPKKSQFQERKPLVMVETAFLASTASLIWLFDYYFPLGPLLRIFFPIPIALVYLRCGKRASWMCACVAGLLLSILMGPPRSILFFIPYGVMGVQLGACWRRKSTWGFSILMGTIIGTFGVFFRVILTSVLVGTDLWNYIITAITSFLEWLFLQLGWLIQPDQFLIQVLAIAYVILVQILYVFVVHLVALLLLDRLNNPISRPPHWVEVILDYQS